A portion of the Colius striatus isolate bColStr4 chromosome 1, bColStr4.1.hap1, whole genome shotgun sequence genome contains these proteins:
- the LOC104554581 gene encoding hemoglobin subunit beta isoform X1 has translation MVHWTGEEKQLITSTWGKVNVADCGAEALGRLLIVYPWTQRFFASFGNLSSPTAILGNPMVRAHGKKVLTSFGEAVKNLDGIKNTFAQLSELHCDKLHVDPENFKLLGDILIIVLASHFTKDFTPECQAAWQKLVRVVAHALARRYH, from the exons ATGGTGCACTGGACAGGCGAAGAGAAGCAGCTCATCACCAGCACCTGGGGCAAGGTCAATGTGGCCGACTGTGGTGCTGAGGCCCTGGGCAG GCTGCTGATCGTCTACCCCTGGACCCAGAGGTTCTTTGCTTCCTTCGGGAACCtctccagccccactgccatCCTTGGCAACCCCATGGTCCGTGCCCACGGCAAGAAAGTGCTCACCTCCTTCGGGGAAGCTGTCAAGAACCTGGATGGCATCAAGAACACCTTTGCCCAGCTGTCCGAGCTGCACTGCGACAAGCTGCACGTGGACCCCGAGAACTTCAAG ctcctgggTGACATCCTGATCATCGTCCTGGCCTCCCACTTCACCAAGGATTTCACCCCCGAGTGCCAGGCTGCCTGGCAGAAGCTGGTCCGCGTGGTGGCCCACGCTCTGGCCCGCAGGTACCACTAG